Proteins found in one Thalassomonas actiniarum genomic segment:
- a CDS encoding MerC domain-containing protein, whose protein sequence is MLDKFGITAASLCALHCILLPVLLPALPLLGLSFLADHAWEHVFLMVTAALGSIALFSGYKRYHRRLYPFYLLFIGVAVYWQKHDFSAEVQPFLIFIGTSLIVAAHFINLRLCNSCKQCTDHECHSVVETD, encoded by the coding sequence ATGTTAGATAAATTTGGTATCACAGCGGCATCCTTATGTGCCCTACACTGCATACTGTTACCGGTACTGCTTCCGGCTTTACCTTTGCTTGGCTTGAGTTTTCTTGCTGATCATGCCTGGGAGCACGTATTTCTGATGGTAACGGCGGCATTGGGCAGTATCGCCTTGTTCTCCGGTTATAAGCGCTACCACCGTCGTTTATATCCTTTTTACTTGTTATTTATCGGTGTGGCTGTCTACTGGCAAAAACATGACTTCTCAGCTGAAGTACAGCCCTTTTTGATATTTATCGGTACGTCCCTGATTGTTGCGGCACATTTTATCAATTTAAGATTGTGCAACAGCTGTAAGCAATGTACCGACCATGAATGCCACTCAGTTGTGGAAACTGACTAA
- the epmA gene encoding elongation factor P--(R)-beta-lysine ligase: protein MSWQATLQWQDARQRAKVLQQIRSFFIARDVVEVETPLLSQGTITDLHLDAFSTRYDYLCEGSASLYMQTSPEFAMKRLLASGYGDIFQLCKAFRDEAHGSHHNPEFTILEWYRLGFDHFQLMSEVGDLLEQVLACKPATKISYQQVFLDKVNIDPLETSTAELLTLIKAHDKCSDWLLQEQDIDTLLQFVFSEIIEPEIGLEAPCLVYHFPASQASLAKISADDSRVAERFECYYLGLELANGFNELTDAEIQTKRFHQDNAKRLASGKGEKPLDERFICALEHGLPDCAGVALGVDRLVMLALKKDKIKNVLSFAVDQA, encoded by the coding sequence ATGTCGTGGCAAGCAACACTTCAATGGCAGGATGCCAGGCAAAGGGCAAAAGTATTACAGCAGATCAGGAGCTTTTTTATTGCCCGTGATGTTGTCGAAGTTGAAACGCCATTACTGTCACAGGGCACCATTACAGATCTGCACTTAGATGCCTTTTCTACCCGTTACGACTACCTCTGTGAGGGGTCTGCAAGCCTCTATATGCAGACATCGCCGGAGTTTGCCATGAAGCGCTTACTGGCCAGTGGTTATGGTGATATCTTTCAACTGTGTAAGGCATTTCGTGATGAAGCCCATGGCAGCCACCATAATCCGGAATTTACTATTTTAGAGTGGTACCGGCTGGGTTTTGATCACTTTCAGTTAATGTCAGAGGTGGGTGACTTGCTTGAGCAAGTTTTAGCCTGTAAACCGGCGACAAAAATCAGCTATCAGCAGGTGTTTTTAGACAAGGTTAATATAGACCCGTTAGAGACCAGCACTGCTGAGTTACTGACACTGATTAAAGCTCATGATAAATGCAGCGACTGGTTGCTTCAGGAGCAGGATATTGACACATTATTACAGTTTGTCTTTAGTGAAATCATAGAGCCTGAGATAGGTTTGGAGGCCCCCTGCTTGGTTTATCATTTTCCGGCATCTCAGGCATCCCTTGCTAAAATATCTGCCGATGATAGCCGGGTGGCAGAGCGTTTTGAATGTTATTACCTGGGGCTGGAATTGGCGAACGGCTTTAATGAACTCACTGATGCCGAAATACAAACAAAGCGTTTTCATCAGGATAATGCTAAAAGGCTTGCCAGTGGCAAGGGAGAGAAGCCGCTGGATGAAAGGTTTATTTGTGCACTTGAACATGGTTTGCCGGACTGTGCCGGGGTCGCCTTGGGAGTCGATCGCCTGGTGATGCTGGCCCTGAAAAAAGACAAGATCAAGAATGTCCTTTCCTTTGCGGTAGATCAGGCATAA
- the acnB gene encoding bifunctional aconitate hydratase 2/2-methylisocitrate dehydratase encodes MLQDYRKHVEERAAEGIVPKPLDAEQVAQLVELIKNPPAGEEAFLLELLADRIPPGVDDAAYVKAGFLAAVAKGEASSPILNAARATELLGTMLGGYNIQPMIDLLDDAANAEIAVKGLSKTLLMFDAFHDVKEKADAGNAHAKAVIQSWADAEWFLNKPAVAEKITVKVFKVTGETNTDDLSPAPDAWSRPDIPLHAKAMLKIGRDGINPDDDGTIGPIAQIEELQKDGIPLAYVGDVVGTGSSRKSATNSVLWFMGDDIPHVPNKRGGGVCLGGKIAPIFFNTMEDSGALPIELDVQAMNMGDVIDIFPYEGVVKRSGTDEVISTFELNSNVLLDEVRAGGRIPLIIGRGLTGRAREALGLEESDVFKKPVDVADTGKGYTLAQKMVGKACGVEGIRAGQYCEPKMTTVGSQDTTGPMTRDELKDLACLGFSADLTMQSFCHTSAYPKPVDVHTHHTLPDFIMNRGGVSLRPGDGVIHSWLNRMLLPDTVGTGGDSHTRFPLGISFPAGSGLVAFAAATGVMPLDMPESVLVRFKGEMQEGITLRDLVHAIPYYGIKQGLLTVEKAGKINEFSGRVLEIEGLESLTVEQAFELSDASAERSAAGCSIKLSEDSVAEYLNSNIVMLKWMISEGYGDVRTIERRIQAMEAWLADPKLMTADSDAEYAHVIEIDLADIKEPIVCCPNDPDDAKLLSEVAGDQVDEVFIGSCMTNIGHFRAAGKLLEKFGGVLSTRMWVAPPTKMDRDQLTEEGYYSTYGKAGVRIETPGCSLCMGNQARVAEKSTVLSTSTRNFPNRLGNGANVYLASAELSAVGAILGRIPTPAEYQEYAKQIDATAADTYRYLNFHKMEQYTKKADNVIMQVEA; translated from the coding sequence GTGCTTCAAGATTATCGTAAACATGTTGAAGAGCGTGCGGCTGAAGGAATTGTACCTAAGCCGTTAGACGCTGAACAAGTAGCTCAGTTAGTAGAGCTGATCAAGAATCCACCAGCAGGTGAAGAAGCGTTTCTATTAGAATTACTAGCCGATCGCATTCCTCCGGGAGTTGACGATGCCGCTTATGTGAAAGCAGGGTTTTTAGCCGCTGTTGCTAAAGGTGAAGCAAGCTCACCCATTTTGAATGCAGCCCGTGCTACTGAATTATTAGGCACTATGTTAGGTGGTTATAATATCCAGCCTATGATTGACCTGTTAGACGATGCAGCCAATGCTGAAATCGCTGTTAAAGGTTTATCTAAAACGTTATTAATGTTTGATGCTTTCCATGACGTTAAAGAGAAAGCGGATGCCGGTAATGCACACGCCAAAGCTGTTATTCAGTCATGGGCCGATGCTGAGTGGTTCCTGAACAAACCAGCTGTTGCTGAAAAAATTACCGTTAAAGTATTTAAAGTGACCGGTGAAACTAACACCGATGACTTATCTCCGGCACCTGATGCCTGGTCACGTCCTGATATCCCGCTGCACGCTAAAGCCATGCTGAAAATTGGCCGTGATGGTATCAACCCTGATGACGACGGCACTATCGGTCCTATCGCTCAAATCGAAGAGTTACAAAAAGACGGTATTCCACTAGCCTATGTTGGCGATGTTGTTGGTACCGGCTCATCACGTAAGTCGGCAACCAACTCAGTGTTGTGGTTTATGGGGGATGATATTCCTCATGTACCAAACAAGCGCGGTGGTGGTGTTTGTTTAGGTGGCAAAATTGCCCCTATCTTCTTCAACACCATGGAAGATTCAGGCGCCCTACCTATCGAATTAGACGTACAAGCCATGAATATGGGCGATGTCATTGATATCTTCCCATACGAAGGTGTGGTTAAGCGCTCTGGTACCGATGAAGTAATTTCTACTTTTGAATTAAATTCAAATGTACTACTTGATGAAGTGCGTGCCGGTGGCCGTATTCCATTGATCATTGGTCGTGGCCTGACTGGTCGTGCCCGTGAAGCCTTAGGTTTAGAAGAATCTGACGTATTCAAAAAGCCTGTTGATGTTGCCGATACCGGTAAAGGTTATACCTTAGCCCAGAAGATGGTTGGTAAAGCTTGTGGTGTTGAAGGTATCCGTGCCGGTCAATACTGTGAGCCGAAAATGACTACCGTTGGTTCACAAGATACCACAGGCCCTATGACTCGTGATGAGTTAAAAGATTTAGCTTGTTTAGGTTTCTCTGCTGATTTAACCATGCAGTCATTCTGTCATACTTCCGCTTATCCTAAGCCGGTAGATGTACACACGCACCACACCCTGCCTGATTTCATCATGAACCGCGGCGGTGTTTCACTTCGCCCTGGTGACGGTGTTATCCACTCCTGGTTAAACCGTATGTTATTACCGGATACTGTAGGTACAGGTGGTGATTCTCACACCCGTTTCCCATTAGGTATTTCTTTCCCGGCGGGTTCTGGCTTGGTTGCCTTCGCCGCTGCTACCGGTGTTATGCCTCTTGATATGCCTGAATCAGTATTGGTTCGTTTTAAAGGTGAAATGCAGGAAGGTATCACCTTACGTGATTTAGTACATGCCATTCCTTACTACGGTATCAAGCAAGGCCTGTTAACTGTAGAGAAAGCCGGTAAAATCAATGAATTCTCTGGTCGCGTATTAGAAATTGAAGGTCTGGAAAGCTTAACGGTTGAGCAGGCATTTGAATTATCTGATGCCTCGGCTGAGCGTTCAGCTGCCGGTTGTTCAATCAAGCTATCTGAAGACTCAGTTGCTGAATACCTGAACTCTAACATTGTGATGTTGAAGTGGATGATCAGCGAAGGTTACGGCGATGTGCGTACCATCGAACGTCGTATTCAGGCGATGGAAGCCTGGTTGGCAGATCCTAAGCTGATGACTGCTGACAGCGATGCTGAATATGCTCACGTTATTGAAATCGATTTGGCTGATATTAAAGAGCCTATCGTTTGTTGTCCAAATGACCCGGATGATGCCAAGCTGCTTTCTGAAGTTGCCGGCGATCAAGTTGATGAAGTCTTTATCGGTTCCTGTATGACTAACATTGGCCACTTCCGTGCAGCTGGTAAGTTGTTAGAGAAGTTTGGCGGTGTTTTATCAACCCGCATGTGGGTTGCTCCACCGACTAAAATGGACCGTGACCAGTTAACTGAAGAAGGTTACTACTCTACTTACGGTAAAGCCGGTGTTCGTATTGAAACTCCGGGCTGTTCATTATGTATGGGTAACCAGGCACGTGTTGCGGAGAAATCTACGGTACTGTCTACTTCAACCCGTAACTTCCCGAACCGGTTAGGTAATGGCGCCAATGTTTACCTGGCATCGGCTGAATTGAGTGCGGTAGGTGCTATCTTAGGTCGCATCCCGACGCCTGCTGAGTATCAGGAATATGCTAAGCAAATCGATGCAACAGCTGCTGATACTTATCGTTACCTGAACTTCCATAAAATGGAACAGTACACGAAAAAAGCTGATAATGTGATCATGCAGGTTGAAGCTTAA
- the lpdA gene encoding dihydrolipoyl dehydrogenase, with protein sequence MSNDIKTQVVVLGAGPGGYSAAFRAADLGLDVVLVESRKTLGGVCLNVGCIPSKALLHVAKVIDDAKAMADHGVTFGAPQIDLDKIRSWKDSVIAQLTGGLSGMSKQRKVKVVAGYGKFTGSNTLAVEGADGTTNITFDNAIIAAGSSVVDLPFIPKDDERVIDSTGALELKDVPGEMLVLGGGIIGLEMGTVYNALGSNVSVVEFADQLVPAADNDIVKIYTKYNKKNFNIMLSTKVVAVDAKDDGLYVTFEGKNAPEGQVRYDKILVAVGRKPNGHLVAADKAGVNVDERGFINVTNELRTNVNHIFAIGDVVGQPMLAHKAVHEAHVAAEVIAGKKHVFDPRCIPSIAYTDPEMAWVGVTEREAKEQGLNIETANFPWAASGRAIASARTEGKTKLIFEKETGRVLGGAIVGINAGEMLGEICLAVEMGADAEDVGLTIHAHPTLNESIGLAAEIFEGSITDLPNAKAVKKKK encoded by the coding sequence ATGAGTAACGATATCAAAACTCAGGTAGTAGTGTTAGGTGCGGGTCCCGGTGGTTATTCTGCAGCATTTCGTGCCGCAGATTTAGGTTTAGATGTAGTATTGGTAGAAAGCCGTAAAACATTAGGCGGTGTATGTTTAAACGTTGGTTGTATTCCGTCTAAAGCATTATTACATGTTGCGAAAGTTATTGATGATGCAAAAGCAATGGCAGATCACGGGGTAACCTTTGGTGCGCCACAAATTGATTTAGATAAAATCCGTAGCTGGAAAGACAGTGTTATTGCCCAGTTGACTGGCGGTCTGTCTGGTATGTCCAAGCAGCGTAAAGTAAAAGTGGTTGCAGGTTACGGTAAATTCACCGGTAGCAACACTTTAGCTGTTGAAGGTGCTGACGGCACTACCAACATCACTTTTGATAATGCCATTATCGCTGCCGGTTCTTCGGTAGTAGATTTACCTTTCATTCCAAAAGATGACGAGCGTGTAATCGACTCTACCGGCGCATTGGAATTAAAAGACGTTCCGGGTGAAATGCTGGTATTAGGCGGCGGTATTATCGGTCTGGAAATGGGTACCGTATATAACGCTTTAGGCTCTAACGTATCTGTGGTTGAGTTTGCCGACCAGTTAGTGCCTGCAGCCGATAACGATATTGTTAAGATTTATACCAAGTACAACAAGAAAAACTTCAACATCATGTTGTCTACTAAGGTAGTTGCCGTTGATGCTAAAGATGATGGTTTGTATGTTACCTTCGAAGGCAAAAACGCACCTGAAGGCCAGGTACGTTACGACAAGATCTTAGTTGCCGTTGGTCGTAAGCCAAATGGCCACTTAGTTGCCGCCGATAAAGCCGGTGTTAATGTTGATGAGCGTGGTTTCATCAATGTAACTAACGAGTTGCGTACTAACGTTAACCATATCTTCGCCATTGGTGATGTTGTTGGTCAACCTATGCTGGCGCACAAAGCGGTACATGAAGCCCATGTTGCTGCCGAAGTGATTGCCGGTAAGAAACACGTTTTCGATCCGCGTTGTATTCCGTCAATCGCTTATACCGATCCGGAAATGGCTTGGGTAGGTGTTACCGAGCGTGAAGCGAAAGAGCAAGGTTTGAATATCGAAACCGCTAACTTCCCATGGGCTGCTTCTGGTCGTGCTATCGCTTCTGCACGTACCGAAGGTAAAACTAAGCTGATTTTTGAAAAAGAAACCGGTCGTGTTTTAGGTGGTGCAATTGTCGGTATCAATGCCGGTGAAATGTTAGGAGAGATTTGTCTTGCGGTAGAGATGGGCGCCGATGCGGAAGATGTTGGTTTAACCATTCACGCGCATCCAACCTTAAATGAATCAATCGGTTTAGCGGCTGAAATCTTTGAAGGTTCAATTACTGACTTGCCAAATGCCAAGGCCGTAAAAAAGAAAAAGTAA
- the aceF gene encoding dihydrolipoyllysine-residue acetyltransferase, with the protein MSDIQQILVPDVGGDEVEVIEICVAVGDAIEAEDAIVTVETDKASMDIPAPMAGEISALTVQVGDKIKQGDVLGEIKAAGASPAAEPAAEAEAVSAPAPAEAPAPVAEAPAAAAPAAAVSEVIDVHVPDIGEDGEVDVIEILVSVGDVIAEEDGLITLETDKATMDVPTPHAGTVKEIFVAAGDKVKQGSLVIKLETSGGAPAPIEEPVAAAPAPAPTAPAPVAAPAEKKAAPVPHHPQAGEIVNKGSIYTSPSIRRLAREFGVDLALVKGTGRKGRILKEDVQSYVKYELSRPKATASSSVSGGAGGLQVIAQPKVDFAKFGEIESVPLTRIQKISGPNLHRNWVTIPHVTQFDEADITDVEAFRKEQNVVCEKQKLGFKITPLVFILKAAADALRAYPVFNSSLSEDGEHLIMKKYCHIGVAVDTPNGLVVPVVRDVDQKGIHQLSKELLEISKKAREGKLKAADMQGSCFTISSLGGIGGTAFTPIVNAPDVAILGVSKSDMKPKWNGSEFVPRLMLPLSLSYDHRVIDGALAARFSVHLSGVMSDIRKLVL; encoded by the coding sequence ATGTCTGATATTCAACAAATCCTAGTCCCTGATGTCGGGGGCGATGAAGTCGAAGTGATCGAAATCTGTGTTGCCGTAGGTGATGCAATCGAAGCGGAAGACGCAATTGTCACCGTAGAAACCGACAAGGCGTCCATGGATATTCCAGCCCCTATGGCAGGTGAGATCTCGGCGTTAACGGTGCAGGTTGGCGATAAAATCAAACAGGGCGATGTCCTGGGTGAAATCAAAGCTGCCGGCGCAAGCCCGGCAGCTGAGCCTGCTGCGGAAGCAGAAGCTGTCAGTGCGCCTGCACCGGCAGAGGCTCCGGCGCCAGTCGCTGAAGCACCTGCAGCTGCCGCGCCAGCCGCAGCTGTTAGCGAAGTTATCGATGTTCATGTACCGGATATCGGGGAAGACGGTGAAGTCGATGTGATTGAAATTCTGGTTTCGGTCGGTGACGTTATTGCCGAAGAAGACGGCCTGATCACTTTAGAAACCGACAAGGCGACCATGGATGTGCCTACGCCGCATGCCGGTACGGTAAAAGAGATCTTTGTTGCCGCTGGCGATAAAGTTAAGCAAGGCTCCCTGGTGATCAAGCTGGAAACTTCTGGCGGTGCGCCTGCCCCGATTGAAGAACCGGTTGCTGCTGCGCCAGCACCGGCTCCTACAGCCCCTGCACCTGTTGCGGCGCCGGCGGAAAAGAAAGCCGCTCCTGTGCCGCATCATCCTCAGGCGGGTGAAATCGTCAATAAGGGCTCTATTTATACTTCACCGTCTATTCGCCGCTTAGCCCGCGAATTTGGTGTTGATTTGGCCTTAGTAAAAGGCACCGGCCGTAAGGGGCGTATTTTAAAAGAAGATGTTCAGTCTTATGTGAAATACGAGCTTTCCCGTCCGAAAGCCACCGCCAGCAGCTCAGTGAGTGGCGGCGCCGGTGGATTACAGGTCATTGCCCAGCCGAAAGTCGATTTTGCTAAATTTGGTGAAATTGAAAGCGTGCCGTTAACCCGTATCCAGAAAATCTCGGGGCCTAACCTGCACCGCAACTGGGTAACCATTCCTCATGTCACTCAGTTTGATGAAGCGGATATCACAGATGTCGAAGCTTTCCGTAAAGAGCAAAATGTCGTTTGCGAGAAGCAGAAACTTGGCTTTAAGATCACGCCTTTAGTGTTTATCTTAAAAGCGGCTGCCGATGCCTTAAGAGCTTACCCGGTATTTAACTCAAGTTTGAGTGAAGACGGTGAGCACCTGATCATGAAGAAATACTGTCATATCGGTGTCGCTGTTGATACGCCAAACGGCCTGGTTGTGCCTGTGGTACGTGATGTTGACCAAAAAGGTATTCATCAGTTATCGAAAGAATTGCTGGAAATCAGTAAAAAGGCCCGCGAAGGCAAGCTTAAAGCCGCCGATATGCAAGGTAGCTGTTTTACCATCTCTAGTTTAGGCGGCATTGGCGGTACTGCCTTTACTCCTATCGTGAACGCACCTGATGTTGCTATTTTAGGGGTATCCAAGTCGGATATGAAACCTAAGTGGAATGGCAGCGAGTTTGTGCCGCGGTTAATGTTGCCGCTGTCTTTATCTTATGATCACCGGGTGATTGACGGTGCACTGGCGGCGCGCTTTAGTGTGCATTTATCCGGTGTGATGTCAGATATCAGAAAACTGGTATTGTAA
- the aceE gene encoding pyruvate dehydrogenase (acetyl-transferring), homodimeric type — protein sequence MSELPNIDIDSLETQEWLESMESVLENEGPERAHYLLERLIDSARRSGTHLPFDATTAYVNTIPPGQEPHMPGDQTIEARIRAAIRWNALVLVLRASKKNLELGGHIGSFASSAMLYDVGFNHFFKAASEKDGGDFIFSQGHISPGIYSRAFLEGRLTEEQMDNFRQECDGKGLSSYPHPHLMPDFWQFPTVSMGLGPLQAIYTARFLKYLTDRGIKDCSGQRVYCFLGDGETDEPESLGAIGLASREGLDNLTFVINCNLQRLDGPVRGNGKIIQELEGTFRGAGWEVVKVIWGSYWDALLARDTSGKLLQLMNETVDGEYQNCKAKGGKYTRENFFNKYPETAAMVANMSDEDIYRLNRGGHDPVKVYAAYKKAMETKGRPTVILAKTVKGFGLGAAGEGLNIAHNVKKMDVESIKYYRDRFNMPVSDDQIEDLPFYRFPEDSAEYKYMKERREALGGDLPARREQAEEHLEVPPLKAFDAILKGSGEREVSSTMTFVRVLNSLLKDKKIGKRIVPIIPDEARTFGMEGLFRQVGIYANEGQKYVPQDADQVAYYREDKQGQVLQEGINELGAMASWVASGTSYSTCNATTIPFYIYYSMFGFQRVGDLAWAAGDSQARGFLLGATAGRTTLNGEGLQHQDGHSHVQAGLIPNCVTYDPTYGYEVAVIVREGLRRMYEENENIFFYLTLMNENYQHPALPEDGDIAEQIIKGIYQLERVEAKAAKANVQLMGSGTILQQVREAAQILANDFNISSDVYSVTSFNELARDGQEVTRWNMLHPQSEQKSAYISNVITADKGPAIAATDYVKNYSDQVRAYINTEYRVLGTDGFGRSDSRANLRQHFEVDQNYIVVAALFELANRGEVERSVVADAIKRFNIDTDKLNPLYA from the coding sequence ATGTCTGAACTCCCAAATATTGATATTGATTCGTTGGAAACCCAGGAGTGGTTGGAGTCAATGGAGTCTGTGCTGGAAAATGAAGGTCCGGAACGCGCTCATTATTTATTAGAAAGATTAATCGACAGCGCCCGCAGAAGCGGCACCCATTTACCTTTTGATGCCACTACTGCGTATGTTAATACCATACCTCCCGGACAAGAGCCGCATATGCCGGGTGATCAAACGATTGAAGCCCGTATCCGTGCGGCAATCCGCTGGAATGCCCTGGTACTGGTATTAAGAGCATCGAAAAAGAATTTAGAACTGGGCGGCCATATCGGCAGTTTCGCTTCTTCTGCTATGTTATACGATGTCGGTTTTAACCACTTCTTTAAAGCGGCGTCTGAAAAAGACGGCGGCGACTTTATTTTCTCCCAGGGGCATATTTCCCCGGGTATCTACAGCCGCGCCTTCCTTGAAGGACGTTTGACTGAAGAGCAAATGGATAACTTCCGTCAGGAGTGTGACGGTAAAGGGTTATCTTCTTACCCGCATCCGCACCTGATGCCGGACTTCTGGCAGTTCCCTACGGTTTCTATGGGCTTAGGGCCACTGCAGGCGATTTATACTGCCCGTTTCCTTAAGTATCTAACCGATCGTGGTATCAAAGACTGCTCTGGTCAGCGTGTCTACTGCTTCCTGGGTGACGGTGAAACCGATGAGCCTGAATCCTTAGGTGCTATCGGTCTGGCTTCGCGTGAAGGCCTGGACAACCTGACCTTCGTGATCAACTGTAACCTGCAGCGCCTTGACGGTCCTGTGCGCGGTAACGGTAAAATTATCCAGGAGCTTGAAGGCACCTTCCGCGGCGCCGGCTGGGAAGTGGTTAAAGTGATCTGGGGTAGCTACTGGGATGCGCTGCTTGCCCGTGATACTTCAGGCAAGTTACTGCAGCTGATGAATGAAACCGTAGACGGCGAATACCAGAACTGTAAAGCCAAAGGCGGCAAATACACCCGCGAAAACTTCTTCAACAAGTACCCGGAAACCGCCGCTATGGTGGCGAACATGTCTGATGAAGACATTTACCGCTTAAACCGTGGTGGTCATGATCCGGTGAAAGTTTACGCTGCCTATAAAAAAGCGATGGAGACTAAAGGTCGTCCTACCGTTATCCTGGCAAAAACCGTAAAAGGTTTTGGTTTGGGAGCCGCCGGTGAAGGTTTGAATATCGCCCATAACGTGAAGAAAATGGATGTTGAGTCGATCAAATATTACCGCGACCGCTTCAATATGCCGGTATCTGACGATCAAATTGAAGACTTGCCGTTCTACCGCTTCCCGGAAGACAGCGCTGAATACAAATACATGAAAGAGCGCCGTGAAGCTCTTGGCGGTGACCTGCCTGCACGTCGTGAGCAGGCAGAAGAACATCTGGAAGTGCCGCCGCTCAAAGCCTTTGATGCCATCTTAAAAGGCTCGGGCGAGCGTGAAGTATCTTCTACCATGACTTTTGTCCGGGTATTAAACAGCCTGTTAAAAGATAAGAAAATTGGTAAGCGTATTGTTCCTATTATTCCTGACGAAGCCCGTACCTTCGGTATGGAAGGTTTATTCCGTCAGGTAGGTATTTATGCCAACGAAGGGCAAAAATACGTGCCGCAAGATGCCGATCAGGTAGCTTATTATCGTGAAGATAAGCAAGGGCAGGTATTGCAGGAAGGTATTAACGAATTGGGTGCCATGGCATCCTGGGTGGCTTCAGGTACGTCCTATTCTACCTGTAATGCGACCACTATTCCGTTTTATATCTATTACTCCATGTTTGGTTTCCAGCGCGTCGGCGATTTAGCCTGGGCCGCCGGTGACAGCCAGGCACGTGGTTTCTTATTAGGTGCTACTGCCGGTCGAACTACCTTAAACGGTGAAGGTCTGCAGCATCAGGACGGTCATTCTCATGTTCAGGCGGGTCTGATCCCTAACTGTGTGACTTACGATCCGACCTACGGATATGAAGTTGCCGTGATTGTGCGTGAAGGTTTACGCCGCATGTATGAAGAAAATGAAAACATCTTCTTCTACCTGACGCTGATGAATGAAAACTACCAACACCCGGCCCTGCCGGAAGACGGTGATATAGCAGAGCAAATCATCAAGGGTATCTACCAGTTAGAGCGTGTTGAAGCGAAAGCTGCCAAAGCCAATGTTCAGTTGATGGGCTCAGGTACTATTTTGCAGCAGGTACGTGAAGCTGCGCAGATCCTTGCCAATGATTTCAACATCTCCAGTGATGTTTACTCGGTAACCTCCTTTAATGAACTGGCCCGTGACGGCCAGGAAGTGACCCGCTGGAACATGTTGCATCCACAAAGCGAGCAAAAGAGTGCTTATATCTCTAACGTGATCACCGCAGATAAAGGCCCGGCCATTGCTGCGACTGACTATGTTAAAAACTACTCGGATCAGGTACGCGCCTACATCAATACCGAATACCGGGTATTAGGTACCGACGGTTTCGGCCGCAGTGACAGCCGTGCCAACTTACGTCAGCACTTTGAAGTTGACCAGAACTATATCGTGGTTGCTGCGTTATTTGAGCTGGCAAACCGCGGTGAAGTTGAGCGCTCTGTGGTAGCCGATGCTATCAAGCGTTTCAATATCGATACCGATAAACTTAACCCGCTTTACGCTTAA
- the pdhR gene encoding pyruvate dehydrogenase complex transcriptional repressor PdhR, with translation MTTTRLKQPLKQAKLSDVIQSQLETMILEGSLLPGEKLPPERELAKQFDVSRPSLREAIQKLETKNLVVRKQGGGTFVSNNILSGLSDPLFELMSKNNESQFDLLEFRHGIEGMSAYYAAMRGTEADFTEIQSKHDNIGNAQLEDDYHLEAKAVFEFYLAICAASHNAIILHLARSMSSLLIDNIEQNLTTLAKRPDIFARITDYRKRLLDAIISGQPQRAWGASHRHLAFIEEVLLKLSQENSRMERSMRRMQRTEL, from the coding sequence ATGACAACAACCAGGCTTAAACAACCGCTGAAACAGGCAAAGTTATCGGATGTGATCCAGTCGCAGCTGGAAACCATGATTTTGGAAGGCAGCTTGTTGCCGGGAGAAAAATTACCCCCGGAGCGGGAATTGGCGAAACAGTTTGATGTTTCTCGCCCGTCGTTGCGTGAAGCGATCCAGAAGCTGGAGACAAAAAACTTAGTGGTCCGCAAACAGGGCGGCGGTACCTTTGTCAGCAATAATATTTTATCGGGTTTATCCGATCCCTTGTTTGAGCTGATGTCGAAAAACAATGAATCTCAGTTTGATTTATTGGAGTTTCGCCACGGCATCGAGGGGATGTCGGCTTATTATGCGGCGATGCGCGGCACCGAAGCTGACTTTACCGAAATTCAAAGTAAGCATGACAATATAGGTAATGCCCAGTTAGAAGATGATTATCATCTGGAAGCCAAAGCGGTATTTGAGTTTTACCTGGCGATTTGTGCCGCCTCGCATAACGCCATTATTTTGCACCTGGCGCGCAGCATGTCGTCATTATTGATCGATAACATCGAACAAAACTTAACGACCCTGGCAAAACGCCCGGATATATTTGCCAGAATTACCGATTACCGAAAACGCTTGCTTGATGCCATTATTAGTGGCCAGCCGCAAAGAGCCTGGGGTGCCAGTCACCGTCACCTGGCTTTTATTGAAGAAGTATTATTGAAGTTATCACAGGAAAACAGCCGCATGGAAAGATCTATGCGCAGAATGCAAAGAACTGAACTTTAG